The following proteins are encoded in a genomic region of Raphanus sativus cultivar WK10039 unplaced genomic scaffold, ASM80110v3 Scaffold0677, whole genome shotgun sequence:
- the LOC108861908 gene encoding phospholipase A(1) LCAT3, with the protein MKWVSCPCWGRTNDDENAGGEVADRDPVLLVSGMGGSILHSKKKNSKSEIRVWVRLFLANLAFRQSLWSLYNPKTGYTEPLDEDIEILVPDDDHGLYAIDILDPSWFVKLCHLTEVYHFHDMIEMLVGCGYKKGTTLFGYGYDFRQSNRIDQLMVGLKKKLETAYKTSGERKVTIISHSMGGVMVSCFMFLYPEVFSKYVGKWITIATPFQGAPGCINDSLLTGVQFVEGLESFFFVSRWTMHQLLVECPSIYEMMANPDFKWKKQPEIRVWRKKTEKDNDDTSVELETFGLTESIDLFDDALKNNELSYGGNKIALPFNFSILEWASKTREILNKAKLPDGVSFYNIYGVAQDTPFDVCYGTETSPIGDLSEICQTMPEYTYVDGDGTVPAESAAAAQFKSVASVGVSGTHRGLLHDKRVFELIQQWLGVEPKKTKRKHSRTRKVAASG; encoded by the exons ATGAAATGGGTTTCGTGTCCGTGCTGGGGAAGAACCAACGACGACGAAAACGCCGGAGGCGAGGTGGCTGACAGAGATCCCGTCCTCCTCGTCTCTGGCATGGGAGGCTCGATTCTGCATTCTAAGAAGAAGAACTCCAAATCCGAAATCCGGGTCTGGGTCCGGCTGTTTCTCGCTAACCTTGCCTTCAGACAGAGCCTCTGGTCTCTCTACAATCCCAAAACCG gttatACAGAGCCATTGGATGAAGATATTGAGATCTTGGTCCCTGATGATGACCATGGACTCTATGCAATTGACATTCTAGATCCATCCTGG tttgtaaAGCTTTGTCACTTGACGGAGGTGTATCACTTTCACGATATGATAGAAATGCTGGTTGGATGTGGTTACAAGAAGGGGACTACACTATTTGGATACGGTTACGATTTCAGACAAAGCAATAG GATTGATCAACTCATGGTCGGTCTCAAAAAGAAGCTGGAAACTGCATATAAAACTTCAGGGGAGAGGAAAGTCACTATCATCTCCCACTCAATGGGAGGAGTTATGGTTTCCTGTTTCATGTTTCTCTATCCCGAG GTTTTCTCCAAGTATGTTGGTAAATGGATTACAATTGCAACTCCTTTCCAAG GAGCTCCAGGGTGCATCAATGATTCACTCTTGACTGGAGTGCAGTTTGTGGAAGGCTTAGAAAGCTTCTTTTTCGTATCACGATGGACCATGCACCAACTG ttGGTAGAGTGTCCATCTATATATGAGATGATGGCAAATCCAGATTTTAAGTGGAAGAAACAACCTGAGATTCGAGTTTGGCGTAAGAAAACTGAAAAGGACAACGATGACACTTCTGTGGAATTGGAAACATTTGGATTAACTGAGAGTATTGATCTATTCGACGATGCATTGAAGAATAACGAG CTAAGCTATGGTGGGAATAAAATAGCGTTACCGTTTAACTTTTCTATCCTTGAGTGGGCGAGTAAGACGAGAGAGATTCTCAATAAAGCGAAACTTCCTGATGGAGTTTCCTTCTATAACATTTATGGAGTGGCACAGGATACGCCTTTTGATGTTTG TTATGGCACAGAGACTTCTCCAATTGGGGATTTGTCTGAAATATGTCAAACTATG CCTGAGTATACATATGTAGATGGAGATGGAACTGTACCAGCTGAATCAGCAGCA GCTGCTCAGTTCAAATCAGTTGCGAGTGTAGGAGTGTCCGGAACCCATAGAGGACTCCTCCATGATAAAAGAGTGTTTGAACTCATCCAGCAATGGCTAGGAGTTGAGCCTAAGAAGACTAAACGAAAGCACTCAAGGACTCGCAAAGTTGCTGCTTCTGGTTAA